A region of the Serinicoccus profundi genome:
CCGTCGCTCGATGAGCGCCCGCTCGTCGGCCATCTCCTGCTCCAGGGAGCTCGTCAGCTGCACGAGGTCGTCGGCGAGGATCCGCAGGCGTGCGTCCCTGACCTCGGCCTGGATGGTCGCAGCGCGGCGTGCCGTCTCCGCCTGGCGTCCCAGCGGGCCGAGCTGACGCCGGATCTCCGTGGTGAGGTCGGCGAGCCGGGTGAGGTTGCCCTCCATCGTCTCCAGCTTGCGCAGCGCCCGCTCCTTGCGCTTGCGGTGCTTGAGGACCCCCGCGGCCTCCTCGATGAAGCCGCGCCGCTCCTCGGGCGTGGCGCGCAGCACCTGGTCGAGCTGGCCCTGCCCGACGATGACGTGCATCTCCCGGCCGATGCCGGAGTCGGAGAGCAGCTCCTGCACGTCGAGCAGCCGGCACGAGGTGCCGTTGATCGCATACTCGCTGCCCCCGGTGCGGAACATCGTCCGGGTGATCGTCACCTCGGTGTAGTCGATGGGCAGCGCGCCGTCGGTGTTGTCGATGGTCAGCGACACCTCCGCCCGGCCCAGCGGCTGCCGACCGGACGTGCCGGCGAAGATGACGTCCTCCATCTTGCCGCCGCGCAGGCTCTTGGCGCCCTGCTCCCCCATGACCCACGCCAGCGCGTCGACGACGTTGGACTTGCCCGAGCCGTTGGGTCCGACGATGCACGTGATGCCGGGCTCGAGGCGCATGGTCGTCGCGGACGCGAACGACTTGAACCCCTTGAGGGTCAGGCTCTTGACGTACATACGGGGGCGGTCTCTCCAGGTCTTCGTCTGGGCGCTGTCCGGTCAAGATACCTGCGGGGTATGCCGTCCCTGCGCCGCCACACGGTCCGTGACCTCCTCCAGGGGGCGCGTTCAGCGCTCCACGAACCCCACCAGCCCCTCGCGCACCGTGTGCCACTGCACCACCACGCTGTCGACGCGGCCGGGGCGGCTGTGCGTGGACGGGTCCTCCCGCAGGAGCTCGACAAGGGCCTCGATGGCCGAGCGCTCCCCCTGGGCGTTGACCTCCACCCGGCTGTCGGGCAGGTTGAGGGCGTGGCCCGCGATCCCCAGCTCGAGGGCCCGGGAGCGGGTCCACCACCGGAAACCCACCCCCTGGACCCGGCCGCGGACGAAGATCAGCGCACGCTCCATACCGCGCAAGACTACGGTGGGACCATGGAGCAGAGCACGAGCGTCCCGGCCCCCACCGCGATCACGGACCGCCCGGTCCGCTGGGGCCTGCTGGCCGCCGGCAACATCGCCCGCGCGCTCGCCGAGGCGATCGCCGCGGTCGACGGAGGCGAGGTGGTGGCGGTCGCCGCCCGCGACGCCGACCGGGCCCGGGCCTTCGCCCAGGAGTTCTCCATCCCCCGCTCCTACGGCAGCTACGACGAGTTCCTGCGCGACCCCGAGGTGGACGCCGTCTACATCTCCTCCACCCACCCCTTCCACCGCGAGCAGGCCCTGGCCAGCATCGCAGCCGGCAAGCACGTCCTCGTCGAGAAGCCGACCACGCTGACCGTCCGCGACACCGAGGAGGTCTTCGAGGCGGCCCGCGCGGCGGGGGTGCTGGCGATGGAGGCGATGTGGACCCGCTTCCAGCCCATCGTGCTGGACGTCGCGCGCCGGGTGCGCGAGGGCGAGATCGGCACCGTCCGCAGCTTCCA
Encoded here:
- a CDS encoding acylphosphatase translates to MERALIFVRGRVQGVGFRWWTRSRALELGIAGHALNLPDSRVEVNAQGERSAIEALVELLREDPSTHSRPGRVDSVVVQWHTVREGLVGFVER